One Streptomyces mobaraensis NBRC 13819 = DSM 40847 DNA segment encodes these proteins:
- a CDS encoding PucR family transcriptional regulator, producing the protein MRGEYQQLVDEISAVFGAPATLEDRDFGLIAFGAHGGDDDLEVSMDPVRTRSILQRRSTAAVRAWFEAFGIARAQAPMRIPPDPAAGVFKGRICLPVRHRGVVHGYVWLLDDEHLAGLDLGPATPDPRVAQAMETAARIGALLAAEARAGAELGELLRDLLTARPAGRDAARLALRDALGPAADGPLALLAVAPWRTDADDPHDATSDRPGSAFAARSGVAALCAVPDSLPDGSAALAALVRLRALSAPAPARAAADRLLHSPRAGADGGPGLAAAGLGTPRKGLAELTDAWSEALAAARAAAAERRLGPLAEWAAIGPYRVLTGLPADRAADHAVRPLLERSHAELARTTELYLDCAGQAGRAAAALGIHRQTLYYRLSRVEQLTGLDLDNGEDRLLLHMTLKAARLG; encoded by the coding sequence ATGCGGGGCGAGTACCAGCAGCTCGTGGACGAGATCTCGGCGGTGTTCGGCGCCCCCGCGACCCTGGAGGACCGCGACTTCGGCCTGATCGCCTTCGGCGCGCACGGCGGCGACGACGACCTGGAAGTGTCGATGGACCCCGTACGGACGCGCTCGATCCTCCAGCGGCGCTCGACGGCGGCCGTCCGGGCCTGGTTCGAGGCGTTCGGGATCGCCCGGGCGCAGGCGCCGATGCGGATCCCGCCGGACCCGGCGGCGGGCGTGTTCAAGGGCCGCATCTGCCTGCCCGTACGCCACCGGGGCGTGGTGCACGGCTACGTCTGGCTGCTGGACGACGAGCACCTGGCCGGGCTCGACCTGGGCCCCGCCACACCGGACCCGCGCGTGGCGCAGGCCATGGAGACGGCCGCCCGGATCGGCGCCCTGCTCGCGGCGGAGGCCCGGGCGGGCGCGGAGCTGGGCGAGCTGCTGCGGGACCTGCTGACCGCGCGCCCGGCGGGCCGCGACGCGGCGCGCCTGGCCCTCCGCGACGCCCTGGGTCCGGCGGCCGACGGGCCGCTGGCACTGCTGGCGGTGGCGCCCTGGCGGACGGACGCCGACGACCCCCACGACGCCACGAGCGACCGGCCGGGCTCGGCGTTCGCCGCCCGGTCGGGCGTGGCGGCACTCTGCGCGGTGCCGGACAGCCTGCCGGACGGCTCGGCGGCCCTGGCCGCCCTGGTCCGGTTGCGCGCCCTCAGCGCCCCGGCCCCCGCCCGGGCCGCGGCCGACCGGCTGCTGCACTCCCCCCGCGCCGGGGCGGACGGCGGTCCGGGCCTGGCCGCGGCCGGTCTGGGCACCCCGCGCAAGGGCCTCGCGGAGCTGACCGACGCCTGGTCGGAGGCGCTGGCCGCGGCCCGCGCGGCGGCGGCCGAACGCCGGCTCGGCCCGCTCGCCGAATGGGCGGCCATCGGCCCGTACCGCGTCCTGACCGGCCTCCCCGCCGACCGCGCGGCCGACCACGCCGTCCGCCCCCTCCTGGAGCGCTCCCACGCCGAGCTGGCCCGTACGACGGAGCTCTACCTGGACTGCGCGGGCCAGGCCGGCCGCGCCGCCGCGGCCCTCGGCATCCACCGGCAGACGCTCTACTACCGGCTGTCCCGCGTGGAACAGCTCACCGGCCTGGACCTGGACAACGGCGAGGACCGGCTGCTGCTCCACATGACGCTGAAGGCGGCGCGACTGGGGTAG
- a CDS encoding proline dehydrogenase family protein: MLGPVILAASRSDRMRRFVSAAPGTKQVVDRFIAGETVDQVIPIVKDAAAKGLEVTLDVVGEDITTVEQSYAARDAYLELIERLKELGLGERAEMSVKLSMFGQALEGGHELALANVRPVVEAAAAIGTTVTLDAEDHTTLDSMFAIHEELRKDFPQTGCVIQAYLFRTEDDARRLAAAGSRVRIVKGAYKEPASVAYQDKAEIDKAFVRIVRILMAGEGYPMIGSHDPRLIAITQELARQAGRKLDEYEFQMLYGIRGDEHVRLAAEGHRMRVYTAYGTDWYGYFMRRLAEKPANLLFFLRSMITKG; this comes from the coding sequence GTGCTGGGTCCCGTCATCCTCGCCGCCTCGCGCAGCGACCGCATGCGTCGTTTCGTGTCGGCCGCCCCGGGCACCAAGCAGGTCGTCGACCGCTTCATCGCGGGCGAGACCGTCGACCAGGTCATCCCGATCGTCAAGGACGCCGCGGCCAAGGGCCTGGAGGTCACCCTCGACGTCGTCGGCGAGGACATCACCACCGTCGAGCAGTCGTACGCGGCCCGTGACGCCTACCTGGAGCTGATCGAGCGCCTCAAGGAGCTGGGCCTCGGCGAGCGCGCCGAGATGTCCGTGAAGCTGTCGATGTTCGGCCAGGCGCTGGAGGGCGGCCACGAGCTGGCCCTCGCCAACGTCCGACCGGTCGTCGAGGCCGCCGCCGCCATAGGCACCACCGTCACGCTGGACGCCGAGGACCACACCACCCTCGACTCGATGTTCGCCATCCACGAGGAGCTGCGGAAGGACTTCCCGCAGACCGGCTGCGTCATCCAGGCGTACCTCTTCCGCACCGAGGACGACGCCCGCCGGCTCGCCGCCGCGGGCAGCCGAGTGCGTATCGTGAAGGGTGCGTACAAGGAACCCGCCTCCGTCGCCTACCAGGACAAGGCCGAGATCGACAAGGCGTTCGTCCGCATCGTCAGGATCCTGATGGCGGGCGAGGGCTACCCGATGATCGGGTCGCACGACCCGCGTCTGATCGCGATCACCCAGGAGCTGGCCCGGCAGGCGGGGCGCAAGCTGGACGAGTACGAGTTCCAGATGCTCTACGGCATCCGCGGTGACGAGCACGTCCGGCTGGCCGCCGAGGGCCACCGGATGCGGGTCTACACGGCCTACGGCACCGACTGGTACGGGTACTTCATGCGCCGCCTCGCGGAGAAGCCCGCCAACCTGCTGTTCTTCCTCCGCTCGATGATCACCAAGGGCTGA
- the pruA gene encoding L-glutamate gamma-semialdehyde dehydrogenase, giving the protein MDAVTQVPAPVNEPVHSYAPGSPERARLEAKLKELAGNPIDLPMTINGEKRMGGGERFDVVQPHNHKARLGTYANATEQDAQDAIDAALAAAPAWRAMSFDDRAAIILRAAELLAGPWRETLAASTMLGQSKTAQQAEIDTPCELVDFWRFNVHFARQILAEQPVANSAGVWNRSDHRPLEGFVYAITPFNFTAIAGNLPTAPALMGNVVVWKPSPTQTHAAVLLMQLLEEAGLPKGVINLVTGDGLAVSEVALNHPELAGIHFTGSTKTFQYLWKTVGNNIEKYKGYPRLVGETGGKDFVVAHPSADRAILKTALTRGSFEFQGQKCSASSRAYIPRSIWEDGFKEEFAAEVDGITMGDVTDLSNFIGAVIDERAFAKNKAAIDRAKADPTCTIVAGGSYDDSVGYFVRPTVIECTDPSNEVFTTEYFGPILAVHVYEDEDFDAMLEQMESVSAYALTGSVIGQDRAAVADAMEKLRFAAGNFYINDKSTGAVVGQQPFGGGRASGTNDKAGAATNLLRWVSTRSIKETLVPPTDYRYPHMG; this is encoded by the coding sequence ATGGACGCTGTCACCCAGGTCCCCGCCCCGGTCAACGAGCCGGTGCACTCCTACGCCCCGGGCTCCCCGGAGCGCGCCCGCCTGGAGGCCAAGCTCAAGGAGCTGGCGGGCAACCCCATCGACCTTCCGATGACGATCAACGGCGAGAAGCGGATGGGCGGCGGCGAGCGCTTCGACGTCGTACAGCCGCACAACCACAAGGCCCGCCTCGGCACCTACGCCAACGCCACCGAGCAGGACGCCCAGGACGCGATCGACGCCGCCCTGGCCGCCGCCCCGGCCTGGCGCGCGATGTCCTTCGACGACCGCGCCGCGATCATCCTCCGCGCCGCCGAGCTGCTCGCCGGCCCCTGGCGCGAGACGCTGGCCGCCTCCACCATGCTCGGCCAGTCGAAGACCGCCCAGCAGGCGGAGATCGACACCCCCTGCGAGCTCGTCGACTTCTGGCGCTTCAACGTGCACTTCGCGCGCCAGATCCTCGCCGAGCAGCCGGTCGCCAACTCCGCCGGCGTGTGGAACCGCAGCGACCACCGCCCGCTGGAGGGCTTCGTCTACGCGATCACGCCGTTCAACTTCACGGCCATCGCCGGCAACCTGCCGACCGCGCCCGCGCTGATGGGCAACGTCGTCGTCTGGAAGCCGTCCCCGACGCAGACCCACGCCGCCGTGCTGCTCATGCAGCTCCTGGAGGAGGCCGGCCTCCCCAAGGGCGTCATCAACCTGGTGACCGGCGACGGCCTCGCCGTCTCCGAGGTGGCCCTGAACCACCCCGAGCTCGCGGGCATCCACTTCACCGGCTCCACCAAGACCTTCCAGTACCTCTGGAAGACCGTGGGCAACAACATCGAGAAGTACAAGGGCTACCCGCGCCTCGTCGGCGAGACCGGTGGCAAGGACTTCGTCGTCGCCCACCCGAGCGCCGACCGCGCCATCCTGAAGACCGCCCTGACCCGCGGCTCCTTCGAGTTCCAGGGCCAGAAGTGCTCCGCCTCCTCCCGCGCCTACATCCCCCGCTCCATCTGGGAGGACGGCTTCAAGGAGGAGTTCGCGGCCGAGGTCGACGGCATCACCATGGGTGACGTCACCGACCTGTCCAACTTCATCGGCGCCGTCATCGACGAGCGCGCCTTCGCCAAGAACAAGGCCGCCATCGACCGCGCCAAGGCCGACCCGACCTGCACCATCGTCGCGGGCGGCAGCTACGACGACTCGGTCGGCTACTTCGTCCGCCCGACCGTCATCGAGTGCACCGACCCGTCCAACGAGGTCTTCACCACCGAGTACTTCGGCCCGATCCTCGCCGTCCACGTCTACGAGGACGAGGACTTCGACGCGATGCTGGAGCAGATGGAGTCCGTCTCGGCGTACGCCCTGACCGGCTCGGTCATCGGCCAGGACCGCGCCGCGGTGGCCGACGCGATGGAGAAGCTGCGGTTCGCCGCGGGCAACTTCTACATCAACGACAAGTCGACCGGCGCCGTCGTCGGCCAGCAGCCCTTCGGCGGCGGCCGCGCCTCCGGTACGAACGACAAGGCCGGTGCGGCCACCAACCTCCTGCGCTGGGTCTCGACCCGGTCCATCAAGGAGACGCTGGTCCCGCCGACCGACTACCGGTACCCGCACATGGGCTGA
- a CDS encoding DUF6415 family natural product biosynthesis protein, with translation MPHAGRRGAPPTLRPEAEADIESTAGLILTASMPPPAEIMEASAAELRRFINEWAPWIKGTARESLPVDDPRRVAAERAADEATYRARCTGPGDGLASAFTYCRSLALITRELLAHRRKLGLAGADPAACVRVTARALICRPSPAEAGEQDVLMVSPAHPGVPGTNFRLPGGPAVAGEPTWEAMARTVREETGLAVRPARLLVTDWVRGDGSSAGITFVYAVAALGDEISVRLPEWPGLAGYAWVPVPGMDEHCSPHQARRVRAALDAARGGAPAELRLGTPAYDVAA, from the coding sequence ATGCCCCACGCAGGACGACGCGGCGCCCCGCCGACCCTCCGCCCCGAAGCCGAAGCGGACATCGAAAGCACCGCCGGCCTGATCCTCACCGCGAGCATGCCGCCGCCGGCGGAGATCATGGAAGCGTCGGCCGCCGAACTGCGCCGTTTCATCAATGAGTGGGCGCCCTGGATCAAGGGCACGGCACGGGAGTCGCTGCCGGTGGACGACCCGCGGCGGGTCGCCGCCGAGCGGGCCGCGGACGAGGCGACGTACCGGGCCCGGTGCACGGGCCCCGGAGACGGGCTGGCGTCGGCGTTCACCTACTGCCGGAGTCTGGCGCTGATCACTCGGGAGCTGCTGGCGCACCGGCGAAAGCTCGGTCTGGCGGGCGCGGACCCGGCGGCGTGCGTGCGGGTGACCGCGCGGGCGCTGATCTGCCGTCCCTCACCCGCCGAGGCAGGCGAGCAGGACGTGCTCATGGTGTCGCCCGCGCACCCCGGCGTACCCGGCACCAACTTCCGCCTGCCCGGCGGGCCCGCGGTCGCGGGCGAGCCCACCTGGGAGGCCATGGCCAGAACCGTGCGGGAGGAGACCGGCCTGGCCGTCCGCCCCGCGCGGCTGCTCGTCACCGACTGGGTTCGGGGGGACGGCAGCAGCGCGGGGATCACCTTCGTGTACGCCGTGGCCGCGCTCGGCGACGAGATCAGCGTGCGGCTGCCCGAGTGGCCCGGCCTGGCCGGTTACGCCTGGGTCCCCGTCCCCGGAATGGACGAGCACTGCTCTCCGCACCAGGCCCGCCGGGTCAGAGCGGCCCTGGACGCGGCGCGCGGCGGAGCGCCGGCCGAGCTGCGGCTCGGCACGCCCGCCTACGACGTCGCCGCCTGA
- a CDS encoding helix-turn-helix domain-containing protein, which translates to MLELGKVIREHRMAKGWRQVDLGNAVALSNTAISHFEKGTHVPRRDVVRRIDTALEARGRIWKLRDELDDNPDAKWVRRAFWYESRAVGLRGTSCVIPALLQNPEYERAIIERGIPFYGGNVADKLKYRARRHQFLEGPRGPQLTMVLTEAALHAVVGSGAIMREQLADLIAASREPGFQVRVAPFEGDASVVQSLGEFTIMDLPAGKKVVFVSTGVQGYFVTKPETVAQYVGLYNQLQARVPNSEASRALIRRVLKRAYRVSL; encoded by the coding sequence GTGCTCGAACTAGGGAAAGTGATCCGCGAGCACCGGATGGCGAAGGGATGGAGGCAGGTGGATCTGGGCAACGCGGTCGCCTTGTCGAACACCGCGATTTCTCACTTCGAGAAGGGCACGCACGTGCCGAGGCGCGATGTCGTCCGTCGCATCGACACTGCGCTGGAGGCGCGCGGTCGTATCTGGAAGCTCCGCGACGAACTCGATGACAATCCCGATGCCAAGTGGGTTCGGCGGGCATTCTGGTATGAGTCGCGAGCGGTAGGTCTCCGCGGCACCAGCTGCGTGATCCCCGCCCTTCTGCAGAATCCCGAGTACGAACGGGCGATTATTGAGAGGGGTATTCCGTTCTACGGCGGGAATGTCGCGGATAAGCTCAAGTACCGAGCGCGTCGGCACCAATTCTTGGAAGGTCCCCGTGGCCCGCAGTTGACCATGGTGCTCACCGAGGCTGCCCTGCACGCGGTGGTCGGTAGCGGGGCGATCATGCGGGAGCAGCTCGCGGACCTGATCGCAGCGTCTCGGGAGCCGGGGTTTCAGGTGAGAGTCGCACCGTTCGAGGGTGACGCCTCTGTCGTCCAAAGCCTCGGAGAGTTCACGATCATGGATCTTCCCGCCGGCAAAAAGGTCGTGTTCGTGTCAACCGGCGTTCAAGGCTATTTCGTCACTAAACCCGAGACGGTGGCTCAGTACGTCGGTCTCTACAACCAACTCCAGGCCAGGGTGCCCAACTCCGAGGCGTCACGAGCGCTCATTCGCAGGGTGCTGAAGCGGGCTTATCGGGTGTCCCTCTGA
- a CDS encoding TetR/AcrR family transcriptional regulator, producing MDTSVNTPAAASQRRGRGGRERILAAAARLFATQGIGATGMEQVAEEAPVSKRTLYAHFRTKNDLVIAHLRGLALSGATLEGVLTRDDIPPRERIRRLFDQPAADATPVRGCPFIDAAAEFPDPESAVHSYAREQKLRMVHLIVAVLTELGCREPLPLAEQLATLADGAASRAMVLDEADYGRHARAAAEILLDHALPEETGKA from the coding sequence ATGGACACGAGCGTGAACACGCCGGCCGCGGCGTCCCAACGGCGAGGGCGCGGCGGGCGGGAGCGCATCCTGGCCGCCGCCGCCCGACTGTTCGCGACCCAGGGCATCGGCGCGACCGGCATGGAACAGGTCGCCGAGGAAGCGCCGGTGTCCAAGCGGACGCTCTACGCGCACTTCCGCACCAAGAACGATCTGGTCATCGCCCATTTGCGGGGCCTTGCACTGTCGGGCGCCACCCTGGAAGGCGTCCTGACCCGCGACGACATCCCCCCGCGCGAGCGGATCCGCCGACTGTTCGACCAGCCGGCGGCGGACGCGACTCCGGTCCGCGGATGCCCGTTCATCGACGCCGCCGCGGAGTTCCCCGACCCGGAGAGCGCGGTGCACTCCTATGCCCGGGAGCAGAAGTTGCGCATGGTGCACCTGATCGTCGCGGTGCTGACGGAACTGGGCTGCCGCGAGCCCCTCCCCCTCGCCGAGCAACTGGCCACCCTCGCGGACGGGGCGGCCAGCCGCGCCATGGTCCTGGACGAAGCGGACTACGGCCGGCACGCGCGGGCGGCGGCGGAGATCCTCCTCGATCACGCTTTGCCGGAGGAGACGGGAAAGGCTTAG
- a CDS encoding nitroreductase yields the protein MSTCVPTELSGCAEKLIRGRRATRAFRPEPVPEEAMRSIFALAGAAPSNSNAQPWRVEVVSGAARHRLAGALRTAHAERRTSVDFPYSDRMYGPEHQARRAAFGAELYGALGIGPDDHAARAAYDSESLDFYGAPHAAFLFVHGSDHGEGEARLAADVGAYMQTLLLAMTAYGVDSCPQGLLSFYADTVRSELGVTAAKLLVGVSFGYADGAAPVNRVRTERAPLESTTAFHG from the coding sequence ATGAGCACGTGCGTCCCCACCGAGCTGAGCGGTTGCGCGGAGAAGCTGATACGCGGCCGCCGCGCGACCCGCGCGTTCCGTCCGGAACCCGTACCCGAGGAGGCGATGCGCAGCATCTTCGCGCTGGCCGGAGCCGCGCCGTCCAACTCCAACGCGCAACCGTGGCGGGTGGAGGTGGTGAGCGGCGCGGCGCGTCACCGCCTGGCCGGCGCCCTGCGGACGGCCCACGCCGAGCGGCGCACCTCGGTGGACTTCCCGTATTCGGACCGGATGTACGGGCCCGAGCACCAGGCGCGCCGGGCGGCGTTCGGCGCCGAACTGTACGGGGCGCTGGGGATCGGCCCCGACGATCACGCGGCACGTGCGGCCTACGACTCGGAAAGCCTGGACTTCTACGGCGCGCCGCACGCGGCCTTCCTCTTCGTCCACGGTTCCGACCACGGTGAGGGCGAGGCCCGGCTGGCCGCGGACGTCGGCGCCTATATGCAGACGCTGCTCCTGGCGATGACCGCGTACGGCGTGGACAGTTGTCCGCAGGGACTGTTGAGCTTCTACGCCGACACCGTCCGCTCCGAACTCGGCGTCACCGCCGCGAAGCTGCTCGTCGGCGTCTCCTTCGGCTACGCCGACGGGGCGGCGCCGGTGAACCGGGTGAGGACCGAGCGGGCGCCACTCGAATCGACGACGGCCTTCCACGGCTAG
- a CDS encoding ribosome-inactivating family protein, which produces MLRKFCALLLTLATAMGLVTVLSGTASAANYQVLDWRVSNITAGGDTHHHNYWDLIDRIHRYTYGEPTGVNGTAQTTTERGRLIQVRVLDTGDTHLASVYLWADDLYVAGFYAPQTNSHWVFNDRRQEFANALGLNLNNIHTMPTTGNYSSLPGGNDRGRLQLNPERIYNAVRTLGQANQYNDNVGRSLVVAIQTFSEAARFGSVFDVIRGNIQDPNRNRPLDYDAGAPRGMILNSGLENQWGDISDYVRRARQNPNESMTVMGHSVTSLAALLYWVGFVELNGHRFSQR; this is translated from the coding sequence ATGCTGCGAAAATTCTGCGCGCTTCTGCTGACGCTCGCGACGGCGATGGGCCTCGTGACCGTACTGAGCGGGACGGCGTCCGCCGCCAACTACCAGGTGCTCGACTGGCGCGTCTCGAACATCACCGCGGGCGGCGACACCCATCATCACAACTACTGGGATCTGATCGACCGCATTCACCGGTACACCTACGGTGAGCCGACCGGAGTCAACGGAACCGCGCAGACCACGACCGAGCGCGGGCGGCTCATTCAGGTGCGGGTGCTGGACACGGGTGACACGCACCTGGCCTCGGTGTACCTCTGGGCCGACGACCTGTATGTCGCCGGTTTCTATGCCCCGCAGACGAATTCGCACTGGGTCTTCAACGACCGTCGGCAGGAGTTCGCGAACGCGCTCGGCCTCAACCTCAACAACATCCACACCATGCCGACGACCGGGAACTACAGTAGCCTCCCGGGCGGCAACGACCGTGGCCGTCTCCAACTGAACCCCGAGCGCATATACAACGCGGTCCGGACTCTCGGCCAGGCGAACCAGTACAACGACAACGTCGGCCGCTCGCTGGTCGTGGCGATCCAGACCTTCTCGGAAGCCGCCCGCTTCGGCAGCGTCTTCGATGTTATCCGGGGCAACATCCAGGATCCCAACCGGAACCGGCCCCTGGACTACGACGCGGGCGCTCCCCGAGGCATGATCCTCAACTCCGGTCTGGAGAACCAGTGGGGCGACATCTCCGATTACGTGCGCCGCGCGCGGCAGAACCCGAACGAGTCGATGACCGTCATGGGCCACTCGGTGACCAGCCTCGCGGCCCTGCTCTACTGGGTCGGCTTCGTCGAGCTCAACGGGCATCGTTTCTCGCAGCGTTGA
- a CDS encoding DUF2625 family protein yields MSEVNELVDVDDPAWPLLFEELSGTGVPVEVPPGDAEAGRASLRQLRVSARSNLGGIVLNCGGLIVDGGWLRIFGSPRGADAEGLPSLAVVNAMPATFDPAWGPGAGLVVAHDVLGGVFALNGSDPRAAGRPGEPGEVVYFAPDALGWEALGAGHSAWLSWILDGGLRKFYEGLRWDGWRGEVSALNGRQGLSFFPPLWSAEARQDLPATSRRAVPMAELLGLNRDACLRFDGADPGFLGAA; encoded by the coding sequence GTGAGCGAGGTCAATGAGCTGGTCGATGTCGACGATCCGGCCTGGCCGCTTCTCTTTGAGGAGCTGTCCGGCACCGGCGTTCCGGTCGAGGTACCGCCCGGTGACGCCGAGGCAGGCCGCGCCTCCCTGCGGCAGCTCCGGGTCTCCGCCCGGTCGAATCTGGGCGGGATCGTACTGAACTGCGGCGGTCTGATCGTGGACGGTGGATGGTTGCGGATCTTCGGCAGTCCGCGTGGCGCCGATGCCGAGGGTCTGCCCAGCCTGGCCGTGGTCAACGCGATGCCCGCGACGTTCGATCCGGCGTGGGGGCCGGGGGCGGGTCTGGTGGTCGCGCACGATGTGCTGGGCGGGGTGTTCGCCCTCAACGGGAGTGACCCCCGTGCGGCCGGTCGGCCCGGTGAGCCGGGCGAGGTCGTCTACTTCGCTCCCGACGCCCTTGGTTGGGAGGCGCTGGGGGCCGGGCACTCGGCCTGGCTGTCCTGGATTCTCGACGGAGGGCTCCGGAAGTTCTACGAGGGCCTGCGGTGGGACGGCTGGCGCGGCGAGGTCTCCGCGCTGAACGGGCGGCAGGGGCTGTCGTTCTTTCCGCCGTTGTGGTCGGCGGAGGCGCGCCAGGACCTGCCGGCGACCAGCCGTCGTGCGGTGCCCATGGCGGAACTCCTGGGCCTGAACCGCGACGCGTGCCTGCGGTTCGACGGCGCCGACCCGGGGTTCCTCGGCGCCGCGTGA
- a CDS encoding MepB family protein gives MVANQAWAGLHGDLSATKALVYEPGGFVCSVPVPEPESAEYAACAFTLDGRSVRFRVGKATPTKAGRFVTVWQRSEEGPIRPFDADDGVDLFVVSSRDDDGGFGQFVFPVDVLVERGVVSSGGSGGKRGFRVYPPWVTTTSRQAGGTQAWQADFFLDLGRNEAPDLGRARALYHP, from the coding sequence ATGGTGGCGAACCAAGCGTGGGCGGGGCTGCACGGCGATCTGTCGGCGACGAAGGCGCTGGTGTACGAGCCGGGTGGCTTCGTCTGCTCGGTGCCGGTGCCGGAGCCGGAGAGCGCCGAGTACGCCGCGTGCGCGTTCACGCTCGACGGCCGCTCGGTCCGCTTCCGGGTGGGCAAGGCGACCCCGACGAAGGCGGGCCGGTTCGTCACCGTCTGGCAGCGGTCCGAGGAGGGGCCGATCCGGCCCTTCGACGCCGACGACGGGGTGGACCTCTTCGTCGTCAGCAGCCGCGACGACGACGGCGGCTTCGGGCAATTCGTCTTCCCGGTGGACGTGTTGGTCGAGCGCGGCGTCGTCTCCAGCGGCGGCTCCGGCGGGAAGCGCGGGTTCCGCGTCTATCCGCCGTGGGTGACCACGACCAGCCGGCAGGCCGGCGGCACCCAGGCGTGGCAGGCGGACTTCTTCCTCGACCTCGGCCGGAACGAGGCTCCCGACCTGGGACGCGCCCGCGCCCTCTACCACCCGTAG
- a CDS encoding purple acid phosphatase family protein, giving the protein MDTPRVGIPGPLAERMTMPEQHEYLRSKLSRRGLLRAGAVTAGAVAGTGLLGAAPTALATPTLVTARATARVDGSLVAPFGRHLAFGADPKTQMRVSWQVPFAVRKPFLRIGSKPWDLGRRVEAEVRHLHTPPLVRALPAVDQYYLHVALDGLRPGTTYYYGVGHTGFDPADARRLGTVASFRTAPARPERFVFTAFGDQGVGYHALGNDQLLLGQDPAFHLHAGDICYADSSGSGRPGDVYDARVWDQFLAQTESVARSVPWMVTTGNHDMEAWYSPNGYGGQSARWALPANGFDPRRSPGAYSFVHGNVAVVALDANDVSYEIAANTGYSGGGQTAWLDRRLRELRARRDVDFVVVFFHHCAFSTTKAHASDGGVRDAWLPLFDKHRVDLVINGHNHIYERTDALRAGRLRRRVPIGATVDPARDGTVYVTAGGAGADLYDFPVPDSYEGHVHDLESVASYHWKKGRVKSPERVEWSRVRYTGHSFLAVECEPGSRPRLRVTALAESGKRIDHFDVVRAGR; this is encoded by the coding sequence ATGGACACTCCACGCGTAGGCATTCCCGGGCCGCTCGCCGAGCGCATGACCATGCCGGAGCAGCACGAGTACCTGCGGAGCAAGCTGAGCCGGCGCGGTCTGCTGCGCGCGGGCGCGGTGACGGCCGGGGCGGTCGCCGGGACGGGCCTGCTGGGGGCGGCGCCCACCGCCCTGGCCACGCCCACCCTCGTGACGGCGAGAGCCACCGCCCGCGTCGACGGCTCCCTGGTCGCCCCCTTCGGCCGGCACCTCGCCTTCGGCGCCGACCCGAAGACCCAGATGCGCGTCTCGTGGCAGGTGCCCTTCGCGGTCCGCAAGCCGTTCCTGCGGATCGGGTCGAAGCCGTGGGACCTCGGCCGCCGCGTCGAGGCGGAGGTGCGGCACCTGCACACCCCGCCGCTGGTCCGCGCGCTGCCCGCCGTCGACCAGTACTACCTGCACGTCGCGCTGGACGGGCTGCGGCCCGGCACCACGTACTACTACGGCGTCGGGCACACCGGCTTCGACCCGGCGGACGCCCGCCGGCTGGGCACGGTCGCGTCCTTCCGCACCGCGCCCGCGCGCCCGGAGCGGTTCGTCTTCACGGCCTTCGGCGACCAGGGCGTCGGCTACCACGCGCTCGGCAACGACCAGCTGCTGCTCGGCCAGGACCCGGCGTTCCACCTGCACGCGGGCGACATCTGCTACGCCGACAGCAGCGGCTCCGGCCGGCCCGGCGACGTCTACGACGCGCGGGTGTGGGACCAGTTCCTCGCGCAGACGGAGTCCGTGGCCCGGAGCGTGCCGTGGATGGTGACCACCGGCAACCACGACATGGAGGCCTGGTACTCCCCCAACGGCTACGGCGGCCAGAGCGCCCGCTGGGCGCTCCCCGCCAACGGCTTCGACCCGCGCAGGTCGCCGGGCGCGTACTCGTTCGTCCACGGCAACGTCGCCGTCGTCGCCCTCGACGCCAACGACGTCTCGTACGAGATCGCCGCCAACACGGGCTACAGCGGCGGCGGTCAGACCGCCTGGCTCGACCGCCGGCTGCGCGAGCTGCGGGCGCGCCGGGACGTGGACTTCGTCGTCGTCTTCTTCCACCACTGCGCCTTCTCGACGACGAAGGCGCACGCCTCGGACGGCGGCGTCCGCGACGCGTGGCTCCCGCTGTTCGACAAGCACCGCGTGGACCTCGTCATCAACGGCCACAACCACATCTACGAACGCACCGACGCCCTCCGCGCGGGCCGGCTCCGCCGCCGCGTCCCGATCGGCGCGACGGTCGACCCGGCCCGCGACGGCACCGTCTACGTCACCGCCGGCGGCGCGGGCGCGGACCTCTACGACTTCCCCGTCCCGGACAGCTACGAGGGCCACGTCCACGACCTCGAAAGCGTCGCCAGCTACCACTGGAAGAAGGGCCGGGTGAAGTCCCCGGAACGAGTGGAATGGTCACGCGTCCGCTACACGGGCCACTCCTTCCTGGCGGTGGAGTGCGAACCGGGCTCGCGGCCCCGGCTGCGGGTCACGGCGCTGGCGGAGAGCGGGAAGCGGATCGACCACTTCGACGTGGTGCGGGCGGGGCGGTAG